The DNA window GTGGGCGGAGCCCGTTTCCCGCGCGTCGGTCGCTCGAAGTATTCGACCACCAGGCCGCCGAAGGGCACCCGAGGGCCCTCTGCCTTGGCGTCCGTCAGCCGCTGCAGCAGCGCCACCGCCGAGTCCACCGCTTCGTCGAGCGCGCGGTTGATGGCGCGACGCTCCGAGTCGCCTCCGCCCAACACGTCCACGGTGTCCACCAGGCAGCGGCGCAGGGCCGCGAACTCGTCGTAGAGCGCACGGGCGCCCCGCGTGGGAGACAGCCTCAGCACGGCGCGCGTGCGGCTCCAGGGGCTCGTGTCCTCGCCTTCCAGCGTCCGACCCAGCTCCCGGATGAAGGTCTCGACCAGGCCATCCAGCAGGCTCGGCTCCAGTGACCCTGGGCCCTCCACGGAGGCCAGCCGAGCGCGGCGCCACAGGGCCGCGATGCGATCGGGCTGGCGCGAGAACACCCGGGCCACTCCCGCGGCCTTGCGTCCTCGCTCCGTCATGTCCGGTGTCTTCCTCATCGTGCCCAGCCCCAGAGCAAACGCCCTGCCAGCGGACTGAGCCCGGCATTCACTGGAAAATCAGGCGCTTGGGCGAACTTCCGGGACGACCGAGGGGGAGCTGAGACGTAAAACCTACGGGCATCGCCCTGAAAGGCGCGGCCCGGAGCGTCAATGCAGGGTGGGCTTGGACGGCCGGGACGGGGTGTCGTCGTCCCCACCACCGGAGTCCGCGTCACCGGAGTCCGCGTCGCTGGAGGTGTCTCGGTCCATGCTGCCCTCCCGGGCCTCGGCGCCGTCGTCGCGGGCCTCGGGCTGGCTGGCGGGCGGGGTGTTGGCCGAGTGCCACTCGGGCCACGGGTGTTGCGCTTCCGACGGGGGCGCGGCGTTGGGCGCGGCCTGTGCGGCGGCCAGCAGGCGCAGCGCGGCGTCCTCGGCGGCGTCCTCGGCCGCCAGCTCCGCCATCTTCGCGGCCTTCTGATGGCGCCGGCGCAGGAAGGCCGCCACGCACAGGCCCGACGCCACCAGCCACAAGAGCGCCGAGCTGGTGGTCAGCGGCAGCCAGCCGTAGCGCGCCGACAAGCCGCGGCGCCAGTCCTTCTCCTCCACCTCGAGGGAGCTGTGGAAGGCCTTGCCGAAGGCGAGCTCGAAGGGCTCCTGCGCCCGCACGCCGTCCACCAGCTGGCCCATGGCATCCGGGCCGTGGCGGCTGATGAGGAAGCCCACGAACGCGGCGCTCTGGGCGTAGGCGATCTCCACGTCCGAGGGCACGTCGGGCCAGTGGTTGGCCAGGTCCTCGAAGTGGAAGACGCGCTCCTGCGTCACGGCGCGGAAGAGCGCGGCGTAGTGGGTGACGGAGTAGCGCTCCTCGGTGAGGTTCTGCGCCACGCCTTCCTGGAACCAGTGCGGCCAGGAGGGCGCGAGCTGGCCCAGGGCCACGTGCGCCAGCTCATGGCGCAGGGTGGTGGGCCCATCCGGCGCGTTCAGGCTCAGCGCGTCCAGGAGGATGATCTGGTGGGCGGGGTAGGCGAGCGCCACGGCCCAGCCCGGAGGCTTGCCACCCGGGAGCGCGAGGGCATCGAACTCCTCGCGGCCCACGCCAATGCGAATCTCGGTGGTCCCCGGCCAGTCGCGACCGAGCATCTGCCCGAAGGAATCGCGGATGTCCTCGATCTGCGCCGCCAGCCGACGGGCCGCCCCCGTGGCGCGCGTGGTGTACAGGATGCGAAAGCGCCGGGTACCCAACTCTCCGGTCACCAGCGCTGGCCGCGTGTGGGGCACGAGGGCGGTGTCGCGGACCACGGCCTCCTGGTCGTGGATTCCGTGGGGGCCCCCCACGTCCTCCTGGGCCATCGCTCGGGGCGGGACGAGCCAGAGCAGGAGCAGGACGAACAGGGAGCGGATGAAGGGCCTCACGGTTTCCCAGAGATAACAGCCTCGGCCCGCGCCGCATCAATCCCTTGCACGACGACGCGTTTGCGGCGCGATGCGTCGCCAGCGGTCAGGGTGACCTGCCGGCGGGGGACGCCCAGTTGCTTGGCGAGGAACTCGACCAGGGCGGCATTGGCCTCGCCGTCCACGGGGGGCGCCGCGAGCTGAATCTTGAGCTGCCCGTCGTGCTCGCCCACCACCCGGGTGCGCGAGGCTCGGGGCTGGACGAGCACGGTGAGTTCAATGCCGTCCGGAACGACTCGGAGCCAGGGGGGCGCCACGGGCTACTCGGCGCCGTGGGCCTTCTTCTGGGTCAGGAAGGCGACGTTGTCCTCGACGCGCGCGTGGTCCCGGTCCGCGAAGGAGGGGCCCGCGAAGGTCTCCAGGAGCTTGCGATGGGCCTCCACCACCGAGCGGACCTGGGACTCGAACTGGGTGCGCTGGCGCTTCAGCTCGTTGATGTCCTCGACCACCTGGACGAGCCGCTGGTGGGCGCCGTGGACGATCTTCTCCGCCTGGTGCTCGGCGTCCGCGATGATGATCTCCGCCTCCTTCTTGGCGGCGTCCTTGAGGTCCTCGCTGATGCGCTGCGCGGTGACCATCGTCTCCTGGAGGGTGCGCTCGCGCTCCTGGTGCTGCTCGAGCTTGAGCTGCGTGCGCTTCAGCTCCTCCTTCTGGGCGATGTTCTCCTTCACCACCTCCTCGAACTCGCCGGCGATGAGTTCCAGGTAGGCCTCCACCTCTCGGCGCGAGAAGCCACGCAGGGCCGTCTCGAAGCGCTTCTGCCGGATGTCGAGCGGGGTGATTTTCATGGCCCCGAAGTCTAGCGCAGGGGCATGACTTCTCCAGGAAACGGCCCGGGAGGGCAGGCCCCGCGTCCACCGTCCATCGCTTCGCCGTGGCGTGTGAGCG is part of the Myxococcaceae bacterium JPH2 genome and encodes:
- a CDS encoding DivIVA domain-containing protein; this encodes MKITPLDIRQKRFETALRGFSRREVEAYLELIAGEFEEVVKENIAQKEELKRTQLKLEQHQERERTLQETMVTAQRISEDLKDAAKKEAEIIIADAEHQAEKIVHGAHQRLVQVVEDINELKRQRTQFESQVRSVVEAHRKLLETFAGPSFADRDHARVEDNVAFLTQKKAHGAE
- a CDS encoding YggU family protein, whose protein sequence is MAPPWLRVVPDGIELTVLVQPRASRTRVVGEHDGQLKIQLAAPPVDGEANAALVEFLAKQLGVPRRQVTLTAGDASRRKRVVVQGIDAARAEAVISGKP